Proteins from one Paenibacillus amylolyticus genomic window:
- a CDS encoding iron-containing alcohol dehydrogenase: protein MATHAYYVPPVNLMGRGCLQEAGQMIEQMSIRKALVVSDRQLITSGVAEQVLSILRKSGLDYVVYDEVQPNPTCQNVHDGLRIFQDHGCDAIISIGGGSPQDAAKGIGIVATNGGHIREYEGLHQSKHKSVPLVAFNTTAGTSSEVTINYVITDEERKVKMVMVDRNSLVSLSVNDPELMLSKPASLTAATGMDALTHAVEAMVTPGGFTVTSATAAAAVELIFEYLPRAVRDGSDLEAREHMTYACFLGGIAFNNAGLGYVHAMAHQLGGVYDLPHGVCNAMLLPYVEELNAKHVPGKFRHIAKAIGMDVKGRSDEECSDYVIEAIRQLSKEVGIPEKLSELGVNDPDVELLADNAMKDACAPGNPYQPSKDEVMELFRKIM from the coding sequence ATGGCAACACATGCATATTATGTTCCGCCCGTGAACTTGATGGGGAGAGGATGTTTACAGGAAGCAGGCCAGATGATTGAGCAGATGAGTATTCGCAAAGCACTCGTGGTAAGTGATCGTCAATTGATTACTTCAGGCGTTGCAGAGCAGGTACTGTCTATATTAAGAAAATCAGGGTTAGACTATGTTGTATATGATGAGGTTCAGCCTAATCCAACATGTCAGAATGTACATGACGGACTTCGAATATTCCAGGATCATGGCTGTGACGCCATTATATCGATAGGCGGAGGTTCACCGCAGGATGCTGCCAAAGGTATTGGCATTGTAGCAACGAACGGTGGACATATCCGTGAATATGAAGGATTGCATCAATCGAAACATAAGTCCGTGCCACTTGTGGCTTTTAACACAACGGCTGGCACATCGAGCGAGGTGACAATAAACTACGTGATTACAGATGAGGAACGTAAAGTGAAGATGGTGATGGTGGACCGCAACAGTCTGGTCTCCCTGTCGGTTAATGATCCGGAGCTGATGCTCAGCAAACCTGCAAGTCTCACAGCAGCCACAGGAATGGATGCATTGACCCATGCCGTGGAAGCGATGGTTACGCCTGGAGGATTTACAGTGACAAGTGCGACAGCTGCCGCGGCTGTTGAACTGATCTTTGAATATTTACCCAGAGCCGTGAGAGACGGCAGTGATCTGGAAGCGCGGGAACATATGACGTACGCATGTTTCCTCGGTGGAATTGCTTTTAATAATGCGGGTCTGGGTTATGTCCACGCGATGGCGCATCAGCTGGGTGGCGTATATGATCTGCCGCATGGTGTATGCAACGCCATGTTGCTCCCCTATGTAGAGGAGTTGAATGCCAAGCATGTACCGGGCAAATTCCGTCACATAGCCAAAGCGATCGGTATGGATGTGAAGGGTAGAAGTGATGAGGAATGTTCGGATTACGTCATTGAAGCCATCCGTCAGCTATCGAAGGAAGTAGGTATCCCTGAGAAATTGTCTGAACTGGGTGTGAACGACCCGGATGTGGAACTGCTTGCCGATAATGCGATGAAAGATGCCTGTGCACCAGGTAACCCATATCAGCCGTCCAAGGATGAAGTGATGGAGCTGTTCCGCAAAATTATGTAA